One Primulina huaijiensis isolate GDHJ02 chromosome 5, ASM1229523v2, whole genome shotgun sequence DNA segment encodes these proteins:
- the LOC140977068 gene encoding GRF1-interacting factor 2-like: MQQQTPQGMNSATPSPLSLVSSEQIQKLLDENKNLILAILESQKIGKMAECAQYQAILQKNLMYLAAIADAQPQGSTAPPSQLPASYVTPPGSHMLQSHATTQQQQVGVPVAKLPFQLNSLRSQDQQNQLLQFQQQQLQGHFGLGGIANNGMHLLMQPGVGGSGNLMDLRVSQLGALESNSGDGHGHSALGSVEGRE, translated from the exons ATGCAGCAACAGACACCCCAAGGAATGAATTCTGCTACCCCATCCCCTCTCAGTCTCGTCTCCAGCGAGCAGATTCAAAAG TTGTTGGATGAGAACAAAAACTTGATCTTGGCTATACTGGAGAGccaaaaaattggaaaaatggCTGAATGCGCTCA GTATCAAGCCATTCTTCAGAAGAACTTAATGTATCTAGCCGCCATAGCTGATGCTCAGCCACAAGGATCAACCGCACCCCCTTCACAG CTTCCAGCTAGTTATGTTACCCCACCGGGAAGCCATATGCTGCAGTCTCATGCAACGACTCAACAGCAACAAGTCGGCGTTCCTGTTGCAAAGTTGCCTTTCCAGCTTAATTCTCTGAGGTCTCAAGACCAACAAAATCAACTTCTACAATTCCAACAACAGCAATTGCAAGGCCATTTTGGTCTTGGAGGGATAGCTAATAATGGTATGCATCTACTTATGCAACCTGGAGTTGGCGGTTCAGGTAATTTGATGGATTTAAGAGTAAGCCAGCTGGGTGCTCTGGAGTCTAATTCTGGTGATGGCCACGGACACTCTGCGTTGGGATCCGTTGAGGGAAGAGAATGA